A region of Streptomyces sp. NBC_01267 DNA encodes the following proteins:
- a CDS encoding IS5 family transposase (programmed frameshift), whose protein sequence is MVERLVPDRLWELFERVVPSAPVRPQGGGRRRYGDREVLAAIVFVATTGCTWRQLPPVFGPSGPTAHRRFTEWSKARVWAKLHRLVLDELGARGELDWSRCAIDSVNMRAPERGELTGPNPVDRGKKGSKIHLITDRAGLPISIGISGANMHDSQGLEPLVRGIPPIRSRRGPRRRKPAKLHADKAYDNRHLRQWLRGRGITPRIARKGIESSERLGRHRWTIERTMAWLAGCRRLHRRYERKAEHFLAFTSIACTLICYRRLTK, encoded by the exons ATTGTGGAGCGTCTGGTCCCGGACCGGTTGTGGGAACTGTTCGAGCGAGTGGTGCCGTCGGCTCCGGTACGACCTCAGGGTGGTGGCCGACGGCGTTATGGCGACCGGGAGGTGCTTGCCGCGATCGTGTTCGTGGCCACGACGGGCTGCACGTGGCGGCAGTTGCCGCCGGTTTTCGGCCCTTCCGGACCGACAGCACACCGACGGTTCACGGAATGGAGCAAGGCCCGGGTCTGGGCGAAGCTCCACCGGTTGGTCCTGGACGAGCTCGGGGCGCGCGGCGAGCTCGACTGGTCGCGGTGCGCGATCGACTCGGTGAACATGCGGGCCC CTGAAAGGGGGGAGCTGACAGGTCCGAATCCGGTGGATCGCGGTAAGAAAGGCTCGAAGATCCACCTGATCACCGACCGTGCCGGTTTGCCCATCTCCATTGGGATCTCGGGTGCCAACATGCATGACAGCCAAGGTCTCGAACCGCTCGTGCGCGGCATCCCGCCGATCCGGTCGCGCCGCGGACCGCGCCGCCGCAAGCCCGCCAAACTGCATGCAGACAAGGCGTACGACAACCGCCACCTGCGCCAATGGCTCCGCGGTCGAGGCATCACGCCCCGCATAGCCCGCAAGGGCATCGAGTCCAGCGAACGACTCGGACGCCACCGATGGACCATCGAGCGCACCATGGCGTGGCTCGCCGGATGCCGCAGACTCCACCGCCGCTATGAACGCAAGGCCGAACACTTCCTGGCCTTCACCAGCATCGCCTGCACCCTCATCTGCTACCGCCGACTCACCAAATGA
- a CDS encoding endonuclease NucS domain-containing protein produces the protein MRPPLENVLRNALVQNLELIEPGLRPVQFQEYPLPNAHGTRGSIDILARDRHQMWVVIELKRSRSSARQALHEVNKYTELLCREKNLAPDRIRAVIVAMPDDWEELLIAVSHAARDWSHDLRGYRLFLDSRGTPTGAERVELLPRAFEPRVTPIHNLFFFTTEEQREQGWRIISKVADELGALDLLAADLDRVAEKHYIPAPFGLYLAIGRVNEELAAADLLSGYDGPEPFAAEHQAEYLALCAICNRLARSEMRGMNMESAQPGLLKNLADNPNWAIQGFRGTGAYDDTAAFEQLDLFRFLTGDERGDSQVLYTGTASPQVSSRWQAFRQEIRQSLAGNHEWESLMEGWLDEVSPKVGDGDVGLHVYNPCDLLQAIIHGWPDRMEKLLPMVMGEAVPRQGLRSSVRGVLCWNGRGMPLPDAVRLVYRDPLFLMSNVYAGTAWERDRELLDLLGLHYVLLESIGPARTEASASDEHRIWMHHEQGVRVYSSASNSREYTQAYTSIAADGEIVPVRQYLARHSREAETVAREYRAFVHAI, from the coding sequence ATGCGACCGCCTCTTGAGAACGTCCTGCGCAATGCCCTCGTACAGAACCTCGAACTGATCGAGCCGGGACTCCGGCCGGTTCAGTTCCAGGAGTACCCGCTCCCCAATGCCCATGGCACGAGGGGCAGCATCGACATCTTGGCTCGTGATCGCCATCAGATGTGGGTGGTCATCGAGCTGAAGCGGTCCCGCTCCAGCGCACGGCAGGCCCTGCACGAAGTCAACAAGTACACGGAGCTTCTCTGCCGTGAGAAGAACCTCGCGCCGGATCGCATCCGTGCCGTGATCGTGGCTATGCCAGATGACTGGGAGGAACTCCTGATCGCTGTCAGTCACGCGGCGCGTGACTGGAGCCATGATCTTCGGGGATACCGACTGTTCCTGGACAGTAGAGGTACCCCCACAGGGGCCGAGCGGGTGGAGCTTCTGCCTCGGGCGTTCGAGCCCCGCGTTACCCCCATCCACAACCTGTTCTTCTTCACCACGGAGGAACAGCGCGAGCAGGGCTGGAGGATCATCAGTAAGGTTGCGGACGAGCTTGGGGCGCTCGACCTGCTGGCGGCGGATCTGGACCGGGTAGCGGAGAAGCACTACATCCCTGCGCCTTTCGGCCTGTACCTTGCGATAGGCCGGGTGAACGAGGAACTCGCTGCGGCGGATCTCCTAAGTGGTTACGACGGGCCGGAGCCGTTCGCCGCCGAGCACCAGGCTGAGTACCTGGCCCTTTGCGCAATCTGCAATCGTCTTGCGCGCAGCGAGATGCGTGGAATGAACATGGAATCTGCGCAGCCAGGGCTGCTGAAGAATCTCGCCGACAACCCCAACTGGGCCATACAAGGCTTCCGGGGTACCGGCGCCTACGACGACACAGCGGCCTTTGAGCAGCTGGACCTGTTCCGCTTCCTTACCGGGGACGAGCGAGGAGACAGCCAGGTCCTCTACACGGGTACCGCCAGCCCGCAGGTATCCAGCCGTTGGCAGGCGTTCCGGCAGGAGATCCGGCAGAGCCTGGCCGGCAACCATGAGTGGGAGTCACTGATGGAGGGTTGGCTCGACGAAGTGAGCCCGAAGGTCGGTGACGGAGACGTCGGGCTGCACGTCTACAACCCATGTGACCTCCTGCAAGCAATCATCCACGGGTGGCCGGACCGGATGGAGAAGCTTCTACCCATGGTCATGGGCGAAGCCGTACCTCGACAAGGGCTGCGGAGCTCGGTGCGTGGTGTCCTTTGTTGGAACGGGCGAGGCATGCCGCTCCCTGATGCAGTACGGCTCGTGTACCGAGACCCTCTGTTTCTGATGAGCAACGTGTACGCGGGGACCGCGTGGGAACGTGACCGCGAGCTTCTGGATCTCCTCGGGCTGCACTACGTACTCCTGGAAAGCATCGGCCCCGCCAGAACTGAGGCATCTGCATCCGACGAGCACCGCATCTGGATGCATCACGAGCAGGGTGTTCGCGTCTACTCCTCAGCCTCAAACTCTCGCGAGTACACGCAGGCATACACCAGCATCGCGGCTGATGGCGAGATCGTCCCAGTTAGGCAGTACCTCGCAAGGCATTCCCGCGAGGCGGAGACCGTGGCCAGGGAGTACCGCGCCTTCGTCCATGCCATTTAG
- a CDS encoding tyrosine-type recombinase/integrase: MEKDKKARGWVDPARGAMSLAVWAEEWLERRVIGESTRRNYEGFVRNHLVPRLGSKPLAGLARRDFEKFVKDIYRGGAGLAASTVNDRMVMVAAIMEAAVVDKRITENSARGIRISRRDAVAVDEDEVPTPAEVDLIAAHIAPHFRLTIYLQSGTGQRPSEALAFSAECRRPGYVRIRWQASAQAHREECKTPFVPLKHRLEKEYRDVPTALFIEQEIDAHLSKWKPVPVVFTGLKGKRIRLDTLFAPGQPGVGVMPSIASYGHQFKKACLSAGLVDLDGKAKYTPRSLRHFFASTALANGVPIHEVSRWLGHRSVKTTVDIYGHLLPSAWDRCREVMQRAMRPASPDVTSLLSEEASWSSGSRAG; this comes from the coding sequence GTGGAGAAGGACAAGAAGGCCCGGGGCTGGGTTGACCCTGCGCGCGGCGCCATGTCCTTGGCGGTCTGGGCTGAGGAGTGGCTTGAGCGGCGAGTCATCGGTGAGTCGACCCGTCGCAACTACGAAGGGTTCGTCCGTAACCATCTCGTGCCGCGCCTGGGTAGTAAGCCTCTGGCTGGGCTTGCGCGGCGGGATTTTGAGAAGTTCGTCAAGGACATCTATCGAGGCGGTGCAGGGCTGGCTGCATCGACAGTGAACGACCGCATGGTGATGGTGGCCGCCATCATGGAGGCGGCCGTCGTCGACAAGCGCATCACGGAGAACTCTGCACGGGGCATCCGGATATCCCGTAGGGACGCAGTGGCGGTGGACGAGGACGAAGTTCCGACGCCAGCCGAAGTGGATCTGATCGCTGCGCACATCGCGCCACATTTCCGCCTGACCATCTACCTTCAGTCCGGCACAGGCCAGCGCCCCAGCGAAGCCCTGGCCTTTTCCGCCGAGTGCAGGCGGCCCGGCTACGTCAGGATCCGATGGCAGGCCAGTGCCCAGGCACACCGTGAGGAGTGCAAGACACCCTTCGTGCCGCTTAAGCATCGACTGGAGAAGGAGTACCGAGACGTCCCAACTGCCCTGTTCATCGAGCAGGAGATCGACGCTCACCTCAGCAAGTGGAAGCCGGTGCCCGTGGTCTTCACCGGGCTGAAGGGTAAACGGATTCGGCTCGATACCTTATTTGCCCCGGGTCAGCCTGGCGTTGGCGTGATGCCGTCCATCGCGTCCTACGGCCACCAGTTCAAGAAGGCGTGCCTCTCGGCCGGCCTTGTCGATCTGGACGGCAAGGCCAAGTACACGCCTCGTAGCCTGCGGCACTTCTTCGCCTCCACGGCCCTGGCCAACGGTGTGCCGATCCACGAGGTCTCGCGCTGGCTGGGGCACCGTTCGGTCAAGACGACGGTCGACATCTACGGGCATCTGCTGCCCAGCGCCTGGGATCGCTGTCGGGAAGTTATGCAGCGCGCCATGCGGCCCGCATCCCCGGACGTGACGTCCCTACTGTCCGAGGAGGCGAGCTGGAGCTCCGGCAGCCGAGCTGGGTAG
- a CDS encoding ISAzo13 family transposase, whose translation MEATEDVAAVLASKFTVLLPHLDERQRRLLLAAEARALGHGGIRVVARAAGVREATVSLGVTELDSGEAPLGRVRRAGGGRKRVVDLDPGLRPALLALVEPDVRGDPMSPLRWTTKSTRHLAAELTRQGHRISADTVADVLREEGFSLQGNAKVIEGKQHPDRDGQFRYINEQAKAHQAAGDPVISVDTKKKEVLGPLKNGGGEWRPAGDPVRVSTHDFPDKELGKAVPYGIYDLAANTGWVSVGTDHDTAAFAVESIRRWWKARGTQDYPRARRLLITADAGGSNGYRTRAWKTELAALALETGLQVTVCHFPPGTSRWNRIEHRLFSHITMNWRGRPLTSHEVIVNSIAATTTRTGLKVHAELDTATYATGVRIADRQLDALPLARHEWHGDWNYTLRPEAYCRDGTPPIPPQDLPGPGRAWLVHPDLTGLQPDRWDQLIGKLAAARELQREEDLQQRRGGDRQKTPAAGLYTGRRPGLTLVDRLLSTILYQRFKLPQVVIAPLFAVTPMTLNRAISQTRRLLHRIGHTIEPAQTQLATLDDLTDLAAHLGTTPTPEIKTASY comes from the coding sequence ATGGAAGCGACGGAAGACGTAGCGGCGGTGTTGGCGTCGAAGTTCACGGTGCTGTTGCCACATCTGGATGAACGTCAGCGTCGTCTGCTGCTGGCGGCCGAGGCCCGGGCGCTGGGCCATGGTGGGATCAGAGTGGTCGCCCGGGCCGCTGGCGTGCGCGAGGCAACGGTGTCACTGGGCGTCACTGAACTGGACTCCGGCGAGGCCCCGTTGGGGCGGGTGCGCCGGGCCGGCGGTGGCCGCAAACGGGTGGTCGACCTGGACCCGGGACTTCGCCCGGCACTGCTGGCCCTGGTGGAGCCGGATGTGCGGGGAGATCCGATGTCGCCTCTGCGGTGGACGACGAAGTCCACCCGCCACCTGGCCGCCGAGCTCACCCGCCAGGGCCACCGGATATCCGCCGACACCGTCGCCGACGTACTGCGCGAGGAAGGCTTCAGCCTCCAGGGCAACGCCAAGGTCATCGAAGGGAAGCAACACCCCGACCGGGACGGACAGTTCCGTTACATCAACGAACAGGCCAAGGCCCACCAGGCGGCCGGCGACCCGGTGATCAGCGTCGATACGAAAAAGAAAGAAGTGCTGGGCCCGTTGAAAAACGGCGGCGGGGAGTGGCGGCCCGCGGGTGATCCCGTGCGGGTCAGCACCCACGACTTCCCGGACAAGGAACTCGGCAAGGCCGTGCCCTACGGCATCTACGACCTGGCCGCGAACACCGGCTGGGTCAGCGTCGGCACCGACCACGACACCGCGGCCTTCGCCGTCGAATCCATCCGCCGCTGGTGGAAAGCCCGCGGCACGCAGGACTACCCGCGGGCCAGGCGGCTGCTCATCACCGCCGACGCCGGCGGCTCCAACGGCTACCGCACCCGCGCCTGGAAGACCGAACTCGCCGCCCTGGCCCTGGAGACCGGCCTACAGGTCACTGTCTGTCACTTTCCTCCGGGCACATCGAGATGGAATCGGATCGAGCACCGGCTGTTCTCCCACATCACGATGAACTGGCGCGGCAGGCCGCTGACCAGCCACGAAGTCATCGTGAACAGCATCGCGGCAACCACCACCCGCACCGGTCTGAAAGTCCACGCCGAACTCGACACCGCCACCTACGCCACCGGGGTCCGCATCGCCGACCGGCAGCTGGACGCACTGCCCCTGGCCCGCCACGAGTGGCATGGCGACTGGAATTACACCCTCCGCCCCGAGGCATACTGCCGTGACGGCACCCCGCCCATCCCACCCCAGGATCTCCCCGGCCCCGGCCGCGCATGGCTGGTCCATCCGGACCTGACCGGCCTGCAGCCCGACCGGTGGGACCAGCTGATCGGCAAGCTGGCGGCGGCCCGCGAGCTCCAGCGGGAAGAGGACCTTCAGCAGCGACGCGGCGGCGACCGGCAGAAAACCCCCGCAGCCGGTCTCTACACCGGCCGACGCCCCGGCCTCACCCTCGTCGACCGCCTCCTGTCCACCATTCTCTACCAGCGGTTCAAGCTCCCCCAAGTCGTCATCGCCCCGCTCTTCGCCGTGACACCCATGACCCTCAACCGGGCCATCAGCCAAACCCGCCGACTCCTCCACCGCATCGGGCACACCATCGAACCGGCCCAGACGCAGCTGGCCACCCTCGACGATCTCACCGATCTCGCCGCCCACCTCGGCACCACACCAACACCAGAGATCAAGACGGCGAGTTATTAA